The following coding sequences lie in one Bacteroidota bacterium genomic window:
- a CDS encoding aminopeptidase P N-terminal domain-containing protein produces the protein MLLRPLAQILAFTLSIVALCSTAAPVNAQPAEVPALRDAPVRYDDDHLSAAEHRARRDALLNALPGDAVALVFSAPVRNRQNDVDFEYRQDSDLLYLTGTHEPGSVLLLAPGGVQVEGETVVAVLFVPPRDPAHEIWEGRRFGVERAQADLGIQRAVSIEQFEAVVTPILVDPDRGDGTKEGGRTLYLLPRADGIPDGSALADQLALVDAHLPPVHLSGRTAQMVFDSLVGIDNAEAYASIRTMLGLAPDTNPTEQGAQVLAAVQDDALVQDVLDAVRDHPTFDAWIAWRDAFLANKPNTRVLRTYLDQARSIKSAAELALLQTAVDITALALTEAIRSIEPGMAEYEVEALIEYVFKRNGAEAPGYPSIVGSGENAVILHYTSNRRPMEAGDMLVMDVGAEVRGYTADVTRSVPVDGTFSDAQRAIYALVLRANEAAIDATRAGNDFRAPHRAAQTIIAEGLIELGLIDDPAQVRRFFMHGTSHYLGLDVHDAGDYGPLQPGQVITIEPGIYIAASDDVPEAYRNLGVRIEDDVLVTEGAPVVMSAAIPKTIDALEALMAETGLGNETAGTLKP, from the coding sequence ATGCTGCTGCGCCCGCTGGCCCAAATCCTCGCATTCACGCTGTCGATTGTCGCATTGTGCAGCACCGCAGCCCCGGTGAACGCCCAGCCGGCCGAGGTGCCCGCGTTACGAGACGCCCCAGTGCGTTACGACGACGACCACCTCAGCGCTGCCGAGCACCGCGCCCGCCGCGACGCTCTCCTCAACGCGCTGCCCGGCGACGCCGTCGCGCTCGTCTTCAGCGCGCCGGTCCGCAACCGCCAGAACGACGTCGACTTCGAGTACCGCCAGGACAGCGACCTGCTCTACCTCACCGGCACCCACGAGCCGGGCTCGGTGCTGCTCCTCGCGCCCGGCGGCGTGCAGGTCGAGGGCGAGACCGTCGTGGCAGTGCTCTTCGTGCCGCCGCGCGACCCGGCGCACGAGATCTGGGAGGGCCGCCGCTTCGGCGTCGAGCGCGCCCAGGCCGACCTCGGCATCCAGCGTGCCGTCTCTATCGAGCAGTTCGAGGCCGTCGTGACGCCGATCCTCGTCGATCCCGACCGGGGTGACGGGACGAAGGAGGGCGGGCGGACGCTCTACCTGCTCCCGCGCGCCGATGGCATCCCCGACGGCTCCGCCCTTGCCGACCAACTCGCGCTCGTTGACGCACACCTGCCGCCGGTGCACCTCTCCGGTCGCACGGCGCAGATGGTCTTCGACAGCCTCGTCGGCATCGACAACGCTGAGGCCTACGCGAGCATACGGACGATGCTCGGCCTCGCGCCCGACACCAACCCCACCGAGCAGGGTGCGCAGGTCCTCGCTGCCGTCCAGGACGATGCCCTCGTGCAGGACGTGCTCGACGCCGTACGCGACCACCCTACGTTCGACGCCTGGATCGCCTGGCGTGATGCCTTCCTCGCCAACAAGCCCAACACGCGCGTTCTGCGGACCTACCTCGACCAGGCGCGCAGCATCAAGTCCGCAGCCGAGTTGGCGCTGCTGCAGACAGCTGTCGACATCACCGCGCTGGCGCTCACCGAGGCGATCCGCTCCATCGAGCCAGGCATGGCCGAGTACGAGGTCGAGGCGCTCATCGAGTACGTCTTCAAACGCAACGGCGCGGAGGCGCCGGGCTACCCGAGCATCGTCGGGTCCGGTGAGAATGCGGTGATCTTGCACTACACCTCCAACCGGCGCCCGATGGAGGCAGGCGATATGCTCGTCATGGATGTCGGAGCTGAGGTGCGCGGCTACACCGCCGACGTGACGCGCTCCGTTCCGGTCGATGGCACCTTCTCCGACGCCCAGCGCGCGATCTATGCCCTTGTCCTCCGCGCCAACGAAGCTGCCATCGACGCGACGCGCGCGGGCAACGACTTCCGCGCGCCGCACCGAGCCGCGCAGACGATCATCGCCGAGGGGCTGATCGAACTGGGCTTGATCGACGACCCAGCGCAGGTGCGGCGCTTCTTCATGCACGGCACGAGCCACTACCTCGGCCTCGACGTGCACGACGCGGGCGACTACGGGCCGCTCCAGCCCGGCCAGGTCATCACCATCGAGCCGGGCATCTACATCGCCGCGAGCGACGACGTACCCGAGGCCTACCGGAACCTCGGCGTTCGCATCGAAGACGACGTGCTCGTCACCGAAGGCGCTCCGGTCGTGATGTCTGCCGCCATCCCAAAGACCATCGACGCCCTCGAAGCGCTCATGGCCGAGACAGGCCTCGGCAACGAGACCGCAGGGACGCTCAAGCCCTAA
- a CDS encoding helical backbone metal receptor, with the protein MFIDTEKLNHRVTETLRPRRIVSLVPSQTELLAGLGLDDEVVGLTRFCVHPAGWKARKQIVGGTKSVRLDRVAALAPDLVIANKEENVREQVEAIAEGCPVFVTDVATVADALAMIREVGALVERSTQATALVDEIAAGFGALAREATEAAPLRVAYLIWRDPWMTIGGDTFIHDVLQKAGFVNVFGDHTRYPVVTADDLRAVAPDLVLLSSEPYPFKPAHHGEIAAALPGVRVHGIDGELCSWYGSRLRHTPAYLSQLRETLA; encoded by the coding sequence ATGTTCATCGATACTGAAAAACTGAACCACCGAGTCACCGAAACACTCCGGCCTCGCCGGATCGTGTCGTTGGTGCCGAGCCAGACGGAGCTGCTGGCCGGCCTCGGGCTGGATGACGAGGTCGTGGGGCTGACGCGGTTTTGCGTGCACCCAGCGGGGTGGAAGGCGCGCAAGCAGATCGTCGGCGGGACGAAGAGCGTGCGGCTCGACCGGGTGGCGGCGCTCGCGCCGGACCTCGTGATCGCCAACAAGGAGGAGAACGTCCGCGAGCAGGTCGAGGCTATCGCTGAGGGTTGTCCCGTCTTCGTCACCGACGTGGCCACGGTCGCCGATGCCCTCGCGATGATCCGCGAGGTGGGCGCACTGGTGGAGCGGAGTACTCAGGCTACGGCGCTCGTCGACGAGATCGCGGCCGGGTTCGGCGCGCTCGCTCGGGAAGCCACGGAGGCGGCCCCACTGCGGGTGGCCTACCTCATCTGGCGCGACCCGTGGATGACCATCGGCGGCGACACGTTTATCCACGACGTGCTCCAAAAAGCGGGTTTCGTGAACGTCTTCGGCGATCATACGCGCTACCCTGTTGTCACAGCCGACGACCTCCGCGCCGTTGCACCCGACCTCGTGCTGCTCTCGTCGGAGCCGTACCCGTTCAAGCCCGCGCACCACGGCGAGATTGCCGCAGCCCTCCCCGGCGTGCGCGTCCACGGCATCGATGGTGAACTGTGCTCGTGGTACGGCAGCCGCCTGCGCCACACGCCCGCGTACCTGTCGCAACTGCGCGAGACGTTGGCCTGA
- a CDS encoding Mur ligase family protein, whose product MRPLADYPDATLRIFDRPPLPSPAALDDVYLIGICGKGMGALAELLREAGYAVRGSDAAAYPPMSTRLDRLGIRVLEGYDPAHLAPTSERGAPSLTVVGNACTPTHPEAAYARDHGLVQTSLPGALAHVFLQQRRSLVVAGTHGKTTTTGLLAHVLREAGRAPSFLVGGVMAGLDRTCAVGSGPHFVIEGDEYDSAYFDKRPKMLLYRPTDAIVTSLEFDHADIYDDWDDYRAAFEAFAALVGTYGSPVTGVPGTLVLNGDDPHVRALADHTTAAVRTFGLDAGNDVTAQNARAGEGGQRFDLVVDGATVAEVFLPMSGAHNRMNALAVSALALAEGLSPDEVAAGLATFRGMQRRQEVKGQPGGVLVVDDFAHHPTAVAKTLDAVRERWAARRLVAVFEPRSNSSRRKLFEARYAESFDAADAVFLKTPPLRHNDDPADFLDPQAVAAEITRRGTPAAAYESVDALLPDLLAELRPGDLALVMSNGSFDGLMGRLLGALGE is encoded by the coding sequence GTGCGCCCGCTCGCCGACTACCCCGACGCCACCCTCCGGATCTTCGACCGCCCGCCGCTGCCCTCGCCCGCCGCGCTCGACGATGTGTATCTCATCGGCATCTGCGGCAAGGGCATGGGTGCGCTCGCCGAACTGCTACGCGAGGCAGGCTATGCCGTCCGCGGCAGCGATGCCGCCGCCTACCCGCCGATGAGCACGCGACTTGATCGTCTTGGCATTCGCGTGCTCGAAGGCTACGACCCCGCGCACCTCGCACCCACGTCTGAGCGGGGGGCACCGAGCCTCACCGTCGTTGGCAACGCCTGCACGCCGACGCACCCGGAGGCCGCCTACGCCCGCGACCACGGCCTCGTCCAGACTTCGTTGCCGGGCGCGCTCGCGCACGTCTTCTTGCAGCAGCGCCGGAGCCTCGTCGTGGCCGGGACGCACGGGAAGACGACGACCACGGGGCTGCTCGCGCACGTGCTCCGCGAGGCCGGCCGCGCCCCTAGCTTCCTCGTCGGCGGCGTGATGGCAGGTCTCGACCGGACGTGCGCCGTCGGCAGCGGGCCGCACTTTGTCATCGAGGGCGACGAGTACGACAGTGCCTACTTCGACAAGCGCCCGAAGATGCTGCTCTACCGGCCCACCGACGCGATCGTGACCTCGCTAGAGTTCGACCACGCTGACATCTACGACGACTGGGACGACTACCGCGCCGCGTTCGAGGCCTTCGCCGCGCTCGTTGGCACCTACGGCAGCCCGGTCACAGGGGTACCTGGCACGCTCGTCCTCAACGGCGACGACCCACACGTCCGCGCGCTCGCCGACCATACCACGGCCGCCGTGCGCACGTTTGGCCTCGACGCGGGCAACGACGTGACGGCGCAGAACGCCCGGGCTGGAGAGGGCGGCCAGCGCTTCGACCTCGTCGTGGACGGCGCGACCGTCGCGGAGGTCTTCCTGCCGATGAGCGGCGCGCACAACCGCATGAACGCGCTCGCCGTGTCCGCGCTCGCGCTCGCCGAGGGGCTGTCGCCTGACGAGGTCGCGGCTGGATTGGCGACGTTCCGCGGCATGCAGCGGCGACAAGAGGTGAAGGGGCAACCCGGCGGCGTGCTGGTGGTGGACGACTTCGCGCACCACCCGACAGCCGTGGCGAAGACGCTCGACGCCGTCCGCGAGCGCTGGGCGGCGCGCCGCCTCGTGGCCGTGTTCGAGCCGCGCAGCAACTCGTCCCGCCGCAAGCTCTTCGAGGCTCGCTACGCCGAGTCCTTCGACGCCGCCGACGCGGTCTTCCTCAAGACGCCGCCGCTGCGCCACAACGACGACCCCGCCGACTTCCTTGACCCGCAGGCCGTCGCCGCCGAGATCACGCGCCGCGGCACGCCCGCCGCTGCCTACGAGAGTGTCGACGCGCTCCTGCCCGACCTGCTCGCCGAACTCCGCCCTGGCGACCTCGCGCTCGTGATGAGCAACGGCTCGTTCGACGGGCTGATGGGGCGGCTCCTCGGTGCGCTCGGGGAGTGA
- a CDS encoding FAD-binding domain-containing protein → MYAPVLWWLKQDFRFADNPALCAALAEAEARRTTVLPVFCVEPAILNAEETGPLHVAAWAEALADLRARLRTHGGDVLVLHADAVEAFDRLYAALTEAGDSIAAIHAHEEYGSDVTFTRDKAVRRWAKAQGIALHEHRQTGVFRPLRDRDARTKRWKQFMADGPLAAPDAEALQRIQVPEVARALEASVAALLDDSAEAPVAVPAALGHPLTEAQQAHRQAVSETEAQTTLDDFLNRRGLCYSGGISSPNTAFRCGSRLSVHLAWGTLTGRQAYAATEQRILELAQIGHPDAGRWRKSLRSFLSRLHWRDHFVQRLESEPQMEFAPLNAAYAALPTPGDHHLDAWLVGRTGWPLVDACMRCLAATGFLNFRMRAMVTSAAVHSLRIGWRTTLYPLAQRWADYVPGIHISQTQMQAGVVGINQLRVYSPHKQLADHDPEARFVKQWIPELADVPALSILYHHDHPVDGYPAPLVDWAASSKAMKADYYAIKRRPETKALADAVYARHGSRRSPSSRTWRSNGSTSKRTRPKPPQRPGPAPLFEQDGR, encoded by the coding sequence ATGTACGCGCCGGTTCTCTGGTGGCTCAAGCAAGACTTCCGCTTTGCTGACAACCCTGCGCTGTGTGCGGCCCTCGCCGAGGCCGAGGCACGGCGGACGACCGTGCTGCCCGTGTTCTGCGTCGAGCCGGCGATTCTGAACGCCGAGGAGACGGGGCCGCTGCACGTAGCCGCCTGGGCCGAGGCGCTCGCCGACCTCCGCGCCCGGCTCCGCACGCACGGCGGCGATGTGCTCGTCCTACACGCCGACGCCGTCGAGGCCTTCGATCGGCTGTACGCGGCACTCACGGAGGCGGGCGATAGCATCGCGGCGATCCACGCGCACGAGGAATACGGATCAGACGTGACGTTCACGCGCGACAAGGCCGTGCGGCGGTGGGCCAAGGCGCAGGGCATCGCGCTGCACGAGCATCGGCAGACGGGCGTCTTCCGTCCGTTGCGAGACCGCGACGCACGCACGAAGCGCTGGAAGCAGTTCATGGCCGACGGCCCGCTCGCCGCGCCCGATGCGGAGGCGCTCCAACGTATCCAGGTCCCCGAGGTCGCCCGTGCGCTCGAAGCATCCGTCGCGGCGCTCCTCGACGATTCTGCCGAAGCGCCGGTCGCCGTGCCCGCGGCACTCGGCCATCCGCTCACGGAGGCGCAGCAAGCGCACCGGCAGGCGGTCAGCGAGACGGAGGCGCAGACCACCCTCGATGACTTCCTCAATCGGCGTGGGCTGTGCTACTCCGGCGGTATCTCGTCGCCCAACACGGCGTTCCGGTGCGGCTCGCGGCTCTCGGTGCACCTCGCCTGGGGAACGCTCACCGGGCGGCAGGCCTACGCCGCGACCGAGCAGCGCATCCTCGAACTCGCGCAGATCGGTCATCCCGACGCCGGGCGCTGGCGCAAGTCGCTGCGGAGCTTCCTGAGCCGCCTTCACTGGCGCGACCACTTCGTGCAGCGCCTCGAATCGGAGCCGCAGATGGAGTTCGCGCCGCTCAACGCTGCCTACGCTGCGCTCCCCACACCGGGCGACCACCACCTCGACGCGTGGCTCGTGGGTCGGACGGGCTGGCCGCTCGTGGACGCCTGCATGCGCTGCCTCGCCGCGACGGGCTTCCTCAACTTTCGCATGCGTGCGATGGTGACGAGCGCCGCCGTCCACAGCCTCCGCATCGGCTGGCGCACGACGCTCTACCCGCTCGCGCAGCGCTGGGCCGACTACGTCCCCGGCATCCATATCTCGCAGACGCAGATGCAGGCGGGCGTTGTCGGCATCAACCAGCTCCGCGTCTACTCGCCGCACAAGCAACTCGCCGACCACGACCCCGAGGCGCGGTTCGTGAAGCAGTGGATCCCCGAACTCGCCGACGTCCCGGCGCTGTCGATCCTCTACCACCACGATCACCCCGTAGACGGCTATCCGGCCCCGCTCGTCGACTGGGCCGCGTCCTCGAAGGCGATGAAGGCCGACTACTACGCCATCAAGCGCCGCCCGGAGACGAAAGCCCTCGCCGACGCCGTCTACGCCCGGCACGGCTCGCGGCGCTCGCCGTCGTCTCGGACGTGGAGATCCAACGGGTCGACGTCAAAACGGACGCGCCCGAAGCCGCCCCAGCGACCTGGTCCCGCCCCGCTTTTCGAGCAAGACGGACGGTGA
- a CDS encoding PQQ-dependent sugar dehydrogenase, with translation MRTHPHRLAFALVRATCRLLLFLAVLAATSPGAAAQTAPRWPASALLMDDAPVGKVEASEAILDLPPGFYRENAASGAVFDTPVDLAVAPDGRLFVAEKGGRVFIVEDGVKLDVPFLDVSAEVLDHHDRGLLGLALDPAFAQNGHVYLVYVVDPDGGTGSDEDAERFDAFGRVTRYTASAADPNRADPASRRVLLGDTFAAGIPACYLSHTIGTIAFGADGTLLVGTGDAASYEEPDTGGLYPECFGAGRLAATDDLGAYRSQHLGSLAGKILRLDSATGLGLPSNPFWTGDGTDAASKVWAYGLRNPFRFAVETVTGSADPDDGSPGTLHIGDVGWYSWEELNVARGGENFGWPCFEGPERQDWYERTAPPAGYDCTTLDHTEPAGRWSHQDPSLSSLPGLESRSLVGGAVYEGTAYPARYHGRVFYADYPYRWIGTAVSTAQGLVEHEVFGTNAGFIVALRYDPASEWLHWIDIVFNRVYRLGYDGADTNASPVAVASASAPFGDALRTVAFDGRASFDPEGGALTYVWTFGDGTTSDAVAPTHTYAEPGAYTATLVVTDPEGASARYFLDVVVGSAPPLVVALRPEDGTTVPIGGAVRLDADVRDPEGEAVTVRWDVLQLHDIHEHPDVFEAEGPSVLFPIPDHGIPGDYVGYRVRLTATDPVGVTTVRDVILHAETPHGLPEGWHTRDLGTRTPGDADWQDGTLTLTGTGLAPDSTRDYARFAYQRLDGNGVFEARLDALTGPPDAVAGVMLRAGLRGRDAMAFAQVGTDGTPSLRVRPTEGDAGRVLPCDAGAMPDRLALERVGSTVRMLVAAGEKPLRPCATAQIEADAVVYLGVAVASHDAERAAQARFVEVEGVRVSTDAPVPTAPALRIAEVYPNPTRDLLHLRLDAPSTTPLRIDVLDVLGRRVRTATVVPGDATLDVRGLPPGTYTLRVQSDTDIVHTRVTVL, from the coding sequence ATGCGCACGCACCCTCATCGTCTCGCCTTCGCTCTGGTACGCGCCACGTGCCGTCTTCTGCTGTTCCTCGCGGTGCTCGCCGCGACGAGTCCAGGTGCGGCTGCGCAGACCGCGCCGCGCTGGCCAGCAAGCGCACTACTGATGGACGACGCGCCGGTGGGCAAGGTAGAGGCGAGCGAGGCGATCCTCGACCTGCCGCCTGGCTTCTACCGCGAGAACGCGGCCTCGGGGGCCGTCTTCGACACGCCCGTCGACCTGGCGGTTGCGCCGGATGGGCGGCTGTTCGTCGCCGAGAAGGGTGGACGCGTGTTCATCGTCGAGGACGGGGTCAAGCTGGATGTCCCGTTCCTCGACGTGAGCGCCGAGGTGCTCGACCACCACGACCGCGGCCTGCTCGGGCTGGCGCTCGACCCGGCGTTTGCCCAGAACGGGCACGTCTACCTCGTCTACGTCGTCGATCCCGACGGAGGCACCGGCTCCGACGAGGACGCTGAGCGCTTCGACGCCTTCGGGCGGGTGACGCGCTACACCGCGTCCGCCGCCGATCCCAACCGCGCCGACCCGGCCTCGCGCCGCGTGCTCCTCGGCGACACGTTCGCAGCGGGCATCCCGGCGTGCTACCTCTCGCACACCATCGGCACCATCGCCTTCGGGGCGGACGGCACGCTCCTCGTGGGCACGGGCGATGCAGCGTCGTACGAGGAGCCGGACACGGGCGGGCTCTACCCGGAATGCTTCGGGGCCGGACGGCTCGCGGCGACGGACGATCTCGGGGCCTATCGGTCGCAGCACCTCGGTAGCCTCGCGGGCAAGATCCTGCGCCTGGACTCGGCGACGGGCCTCGGGCTGCCCTCGAACCCGTTCTGGACAGGAGACGGTACCGACGCCGCATCGAAGGTGTGGGCCTACGGGCTGCGCAACCCGTTCCGCTTCGCCGTGGAGACAGTCACCGGCAGCGCGGACCCGGACGACGGCAGCCCCGGCACGCTCCACATCGGCGACGTGGGGTGGTACAGCTGGGAGGAGCTCAACGTGGCGCGCGGCGGCGAGAACTTCGGCTGGCCGTGCTTCGAGGGGCCGGAGCGCCAGGACTGGTACGAGCGCACCGCGCCGCCCGCCGGGTACGACTGCACCACGCTCGACCACACCGAGCCAGCGGGCCGGTGGAGCCATCAGGACCCCAGCCTCTCGTCCCTGCCAGGCCTGGAGAGCCGCTCGCTCGTCGGCGGGGCGGTCTACGAGGGCACGGCCTACCCAGCGCGCTACCACGGGCGCGTGTTCTATGCCGACTACCCCTATCGCTGGATCGGGACCGCCGTGTCGACGGCGCAAGGCTTGGTGGAACACGAAGTCTTTGGCACCAACGCGGGCTTCATCGTGGCGCTGCGCTACGACCCCGCCTCTGAGTGGCTGCACTGGATCGACATCGTCTTTAACCGAGTCTACCGGCTGGGCTATGACGGAGCCGACACGAACGCCAGCCCCGTGGCTGTGGCCTCGGCGAGCGCACCCTTCGGCGATGCCCTCCGCACGGTCGCGTTCGACGGCCGCGCGTCGTTCGACCCCGAAGGCGGCGCGCTCACCTACGTCTGGACGTTCGGCGACGGCACGACGAGCGATGCCGTGGCCCCGACGCATACCTACGCCGAGCCGGGCGCGTACACCGCCACGCTCGTGGTGACCGACCCTGAGGGAGCCTCAGCGCGCTACTTCCTCGACGTGGTGGTCGGCTCCGCGCCGCCGCTGGTGGTCGCGCTTCGGCCCGAGGACGGCACGACCGTGCCCATCGGCGGTGCGGTGCGCCTCGATGCCGACGTGCGCGACCCCGAGGGCGAGGCGGTGACCGTCCGCTGGGACGTGCTCCAACTCCACGACATCCACGAGCACCCGGACGTCTTCGAGGCCGAGGGGCCGTCGGTGCTATTCCCGATTCCCGACCACGGCATCCCCGGCGACTACGTCGGCTACCGCGTCCGCCTCACCGCTACCGACCCGGTGGGCGTCACCACCGTGCGCGACGTGATCCTGCACGCCGAGACGCCGCATGGCCTGCCCGAGGGCTGGCACACGCGCGACCTCGGCACCCGCACCCCCGGCGACGCCGACTGGCAGGACGGTACGCTGACGCTCACCGGCACTGGCCTCGCTCCCGACAGCACCCGCGACTACGCCCGCTTCGCCTACCAACGCCTCGACGGCAACGGGGTCTTCGAAGCGAGGCTCGACGCGCTCACCGGGCCGCCGGACGCCGTCGCGGGCGTGATGCTGCGGGCCGGGCTACGAGGTCGCGACGCGATGGCGTTCGCTCAGGTAGGTACCGACGGCACGCCCAGCCTCCGCGTGCGCCCTACCGAAGGCGACGCGGGCCGTGTGCTCCCGTGCGACGCCGGGGCGATGCCCGACCGCCTTGCGCTCGAACGTGTCGGCTCGACGGTGCGGATGCTCGTGGCGGCAGGGGAGAAGCCGCTACGGCCGTGTGCGACCGCGCAGATCGAGGCGGACGCGGTCGTCTACCTCGGCGTGGCGGTGGCGAGCCACGACGCCGAGCGCGCCGCCCAGGCCCGGTTCGTCGAGGTCGAGGGCGTACGGGTGAGCACCGACGCGCCCGTGCCGACTGCCCCAGCACTCCGTATCGCCGAAGTCTACCCCAACCCCACGCGCGACCTGCTCCACCTGCGTCTCGACGCGCCCAGCACGACCCCGCTCCGCATCGACGTGCTCGACGTGCTGGGCCGCCGGGTGCGCACGGCTACGGTTGTGCCGGGCGACGCGACGCTCGACGTTCGTGGCTTACCGCCTGGGACTTACACGCTGCGGGTGCAGAGCGACACCGACATCGTGCACACGCGGGTTACGGTGCTGTAA
- a CDS encoding stage II sporulation protein M, whose amino-acid sequence MREVTFVRQNAEAWQALETTLADGDASPDALAKAYVRLLDDLAYSRTFYPRSPTTRYLNDLAGQAHARLHRTRREARSRVARFWREELPRVVYAERVPLLAAAALFLTMVAIGVLSTMSDPTFVRLILGDFYVNMTLANIEAGDPMAVYKDAHQVDMTFGITINNIRVSFLAFAGGILAGLGTVYILLVNGVMVGAFQGFFYQQNAFYEGVFLESVLTIWIHGTLEISAIILAGGAGFVMARGLLAPGTYPRGVAFLHSARQGLKLIIGLVPIFMAAGLLESFVTRYTEMPTVLSVLIIGASAAFLLWYFVALPIRCHREDEAARLPAAQAVTEAIAKAVPAVASP is encoded by the coding sequence GTGCGCGAAGTCACCTTCGTCCGACAGAACGCCGAGGCCTGGCAGGCCCTCGAAACCACGCTCGCCGACGGCGACGCGTCCCCCGACGCGCTCGCCAAGGCCTACGTGCGCCTCCTCGACGACCTCGCCTACAGCCGCACGTTTTACCCGCGCTCGCCCACGACGCGCTACCTCAACGACCTCGCCGGGCAGGCTCACGCGCGCCTCCACCGGACCCGCCGGGAGGCACGGAGCCGCGTCGCCCGTTTCTGGCGCGAGGAACTGCCGCGCGTGGTCTACGCCGAGCGCGTCCCGCTCCTCGCCGCTGCCGCGCTCTTCCTCACGATGGTGGCCATCGGGGTGCTCTCGACGATGAGCGACCCCACGTTCGTGCGCCTGATCCTTGGCGACTTCTACGTCAACATGACGCTCGCCAACATTGAGGCGGGCGACCCGATGGCCGTCTACAAGGACGCGCATCAGGTAGACATGACGTTCGGGATTACGATCAACAACATCCGCGTCTCGTTTCTCGCCTTCGCCGGGGGCATCCTCGCCGGGCTCGGCACGGTCTACATCCTGCTCGTCAATGGGGTGATGGTCGGCGCCTTCCAGGGGTTTTTCTACCAGCAGAACGCGTTCTACGAGGGCGTCTTTCTGGAGTCCGTGCTGACCATCTGGATCCACGGCACGCTAGAGATCAGCGCGATCATCCTCGCGGGCGGCGCGGGCTTCGTGATGGCGCGGGGGCTGCTCGCGCCGGGGACCTACCCGCGCGGCGTGGCCTTTCTGCACAGCGCGCGGCAGGGGCTCAAGCTCATCATCGGGCTGGTGCCCATCTTCATGGCCGCGGGGCTGCTGGAGAGCTTCGTGACGCGCTACACCGAGATGCCGACCGTGCTGAGCGTGCTCATCATCGGTGCCTCGGCGGCGTTCCTGCTGTGGTACTTCGTCGCGCTCCCGATCCGCTGCCATCGCGAGGACGAGGCGGCACGGCTGCCTGCAGCGCAGGCCGTGACGGAGGCCATAGCGAAGGCCGTGCCCGCGGTCGCCTCGCCCTGA
- a CDS encoding DUF4129 domain-containing protein gives MPRPSPLLLLRLSVLALVFATAVPALAQTKPTETATSERSEKIERAAALADKRSVSVAALPRDSSALAPRAVATPVLDGFRADPDFAYDRVVTQQPSLWDRLMQWLNDRFFRPAGESVSPDVQRWVIYGIAIAALVFAFLKLLGADFGGVFQRRERAAATVEALDDLTALDEVDLGALLTDAERTEAWPLAVRLRYLRLLQALAERDLIVWTPATTNRAYALALEGGSRADLVPAFRDLTRLFEAAWYGDFNVDAALYAEVRRRFAVSMEDVAQTALSAASPGSTAPGAAPGAATTDEASTQPARRP, from the coding sequence ATGCCCCGCCCGTCCCCTCTCCTTTTGCTCCGGCTCAGCGTCCTCGCGCTGGTGTTCGCCACGGCTGTTCCGGCGCTGGCGCAGACGAAACCGACGGAGACCGCCACATCGGAACGCTCCGAGAAGATCGAGCGTGCGGCGGCCCTGGCCGACAAACGGTCGGTGTCGGTGGCCGCCCTGCCGCGTGACTCGTCGGCCCTCGCGCCGCGGGCGGTGGCGACTCCCGTGCTCGACGGCTTCCGTGCCGACCCTGACTTTGCCTACGACCGCGTCGTCACGCAGCAGCCGTCGCTGTGGGACCGGCTGATGCAGTGGCTCAACGACCGCTTCTTCCGCCCGGCGGGCGAGTCGGTGTCCCCGGACGTGCAGCGGTGGGTCATCTACGGCATCGCCATCGCCGCGCTCGTGTTCGCCTTCCTGAAGCTGCTCGGGGCTGACTTCGGAGGGGTCTTCCAGCGCCGCGAGCGCGCCGCCGCCACCGTCGAGGCACTCGACGACCTGACGGCGCTCGACGAGGTGGACCTCGGCGCACTGCTCACCGACGCCGAGCGTACCGAGGCGTGGCCCCTCGCCGTGCGCCTTCGCTACCTCCGGCTCCTCCAAGCGCTGGCCGAGCGCGACCTCATCGTGTGGACGCCCGCCACCACCAACCGCGCCTACGCGCTCGCGCTCGAAGGCGGCTCGCGTGCCGACCTCGTCCCGGCCTTCCGCGACCTCACGCGCCTCTTCGAGGCCGCCTGGTATGGCGACTTCAACGTGGACGCCGCGCTCTACGCCGAGGTCCGCCGCCGCTTCGCTGTGTCGATGGAGGACGTCGCGCAGACCGCGCTCAGCGCTGCCTCGCCTGGCAGTACCGCCCCGGGTGCCGCCCCAGGTGCCGCTACGACCGACGAGGCGTCCACCCAGCCCGCACGCCGCCCATGA